A window from Zonotrichia albicollis isolate bZonAlb1 chromosome 8, bZonAlb1.hap1, whole genome shotgun sequence encodes these proteins:
- the GNG12 gene encoding guanine nucleotide-binding protein G(I)/G(S)/G(O) subunit gamma-12 produces the protein MSGKTATTSNNIAQARRTVQQLRIEASIERIKVSKASADLMLYCEEHAKKDPLLMGIPASENPFKDKKTCILL, from the exons ATGTCAGGCAAAACAGCCACCACGAGCAACAACATCGCCCAGGCCCGCAGGACCGTGCAGCAGCTGCGCATCGAGGCCTCCATCGAGAGGATAAAG gtgTCCAAGGCCTCGGCTGACCTGATGCTGTACTGTGAGGAGCACGCCAAGAAGGATCCCCTGCTGATGGGCATCCCAGCCTCCGAGAACCCCTTCAAGGACAAGAAAACCTGCATTTTGTTATAG
- the GADD45A gene encoding growth arrest and DNA damage-inducible protein GADD45 alpha isoform X1, producing the protein MGTVYANEPCRGGRGGARGAPLSGSGGGAGAAAAAGARCPPLAPSERPWPRDDSGGAARGAPRRREVRPGGGGGRAGSGAGWPVTAGASRRRMEQAGDALEEVLSKALSQRSLTLGVYEAAKLLNVDPDNVVLCLLAAEEEEAGDAALQIHFTLLRAFCCENDINILRVSNPARLAELLLPAAGPDPPADLHCVLVTNPQASQWKDPALSQLMCFCRESRYLDQWEPVINLPER; encoded by the exons ATGGGAACGGTGTATGCAAATGAGCCCtgccggggcgggcggggcggcgcgCGCGGGGCGCCTTTGTCCGGctcgggcggcggggccggagcggCCGCAGCGGCCGGAGCGCGGTGTCCGCCCCTGGCCCCGTCCGAGCGGCCCTGGCCCCGTGATGACTCTGGAGGAGCTGCCCGGGGAGCGCCGCGCCGCCGGGAGGTGAggccggggggcggcgggggccggGCGGGGAGCGGCGCGGGGTGGCCGGTGACGGCCGGTGCGTCCCGGCGCAGGATGGAGCAGGCGGGGGACGCGCTCGAGGAGGTGCTGAGCAAGGCGCTGAGCCAGCGGAGCCTCACCCTGGGCGTCTACGAGGCGGCCAAGCTGCTGAACGT GGACCCCGATAACgtggtgctgtgcctgctggcggccgaggaggaggaggcgggcGACGCGGCGCTGCAGATCCACTTCACGCTGCTGCGGGCCTTCTGCTGCGAGAACGACATCAACATCCTGCGCGTCAGCAACCCGGCGCGCCTGgccgagctgctgctgcccgccGCGGGCCCCGACCCGCCCGCAGACCTGCACTGCGTGCTCGTCACG AACCCGCAGGCGTCGCAGTGGAAGGACCCGGCGCTGAGTCAGCTGATGTGTTTCTGCCGGGAGAGCCGGTACCTGGACCAGTGGGAGCCGGTGATCAACCTCCCGGAGCGGTGA
- the GADD45A gene encoding growth arrest and DNA damage-inducible protein GADD45 alpha isoform X2, which translates to MTLEELPGERRAAGRMEQAGDALEEVLSKALSQRSLTLGVYEAAKLLNVDPDNVVLCLLAAEEEEAGDAALQIHFTLLRAFCCENDINILRVSNPARLAELLLPAAGPDPPADLHCVLVTNPQASQWKDPALSQLMCFCRESRYLDQWEPVINLPER; encoded by the exons ATGACTCTGGAGGAGCTGCCCGGGGAGCGCCGCGCCGCCGGGAG GATGGAGCAGGCGGGGGACGCGCTCGAGGAGGTGCTGAGCAAGGCGCTGAGCCAGCGGAGCCTCACCCTGGGCGTCTACGAGGCGGCCAAGCTGCTGAACGT GGACCCCGATAACgtggtgctgtgcctgctggcggccgaggaggaggaggcgggcGACGCGGCGCTGCAGATCCACTTCACGCTGCTGCGGGCCTTCTGCTGCGAGAACGACATCAACATCCTGCGCGTCAGCAACCCGGCGCGCCTGgccgagctgctgctgcccgccGCGGGCCCCGACCCGCCCGCAGACCTGCACTGCGTGCTCGTCACG AACCCGCAGGCGTCGCAGTGGAAGGACCCGGCGCTGAGTCAGCTGATGTGTTTCTGCCGGGAGAGCCGGTACCTGGACCAGTGGGAGCCGGTGATCAACCTCCCGGAGCGGTGA